CGTGGCAGGAGCTGAACCTGTCCGGCCACATTAAGTGTCCCATCAGAATACACCCGTTGTAGAGAAGAGAGCAGGCCCAACATAAACAGATTAAACACTTAACCCTGTTGAGGGTGACCTTAGAGGAATACAGCAGTGGGTCACAGATAGCCAGATAACGGTCTATGGATATGAGCACCATATTGCCCAAAGAGCCAGAGAGCAGACAGTAAGAAACATAAGGAGTCAGAGCACACATCAGCCTCCCCAGCAGCCAGCATGTCTCCATGTAGCGCAGACCTTCGATGGGCATCACCAGCAGCCCCACCAACAGGTCGGACACGGCCAGAGACAGGAGCAGGGTGTTGGTCGGGGTGTGGAGCTGCCGGAagtgggagatggagatgatgacgAGCAGGTTCAGCGtcacagtgagcagagagacGAAGGTCAGCAGGGTGTAGAGCAGTGCAGACTCAGAGCAGGGGCGCAGCAGCCGCCTGCAGGAGGAGTTGAGGTCAGGGAAGCAGAGCGGAGGGCCCCCAGTGTTGTCCATCAGAGAGGAGGCAAGCAGGGATGAGGAGGGGGCAAGAGAAATGGTTAAACTCTCTACCAGACAGGTCATTTATCTTCCTCTAACATCACCCTCCCATTTTTCCAAGAATCCTAAGGGATAACGTCACTTCCGtccctcatcatcatctccaaCTTCACCACCCCCTCTCTGTTTTATCTCCCTCTTTAGTTTGTATCCATGTGTTGTTTCCACGTTCAGCTTTCAAGTGCTTTATATAGGAATAATCTTTAGCTGGTGCATATTCCTGTCGAGCTTCAATTCATCAAGCAGGAAGACTCCTTAAACCCAGTTTGACAACTTACAGAGAGCATCCTGACCAAAATGAATTCTTCAGAATTTAACAGGACCCTTTATTACCGGCTTTTATATTGTGTAATAAGTAATACGTTTTAAATATTAGGAAGTCATACAGGCTCTTGGGTGTCTCAGTTGAGAGCTATCTAAAAAGACAGAGCATGTTATGCTAGAGTAAGTTATACAACAACCAGACTTCCAGACCTTGTCCTTGACAGTTGTCCTTGAATGAGTTTGACGTTTCGGGAAgcacgcttatttgctttcttgacaaGAGTAAGAGGAGAAATTGTCTGtatagtaaatatgaagctaccacctgcagctggttagcttagctcagcacaaagactggaaacatggaaACTGCAAGCTTGATTCTATCAAAAGTTAAGTAAATCTGCCTAAACCATCATAACCACAACTTAatgtttttggcttttgttattgtgtggattataaaaaaaacaaattgttaattagtgagctttagaggtgctggtaggtggcttttgttacctttggacagagccaggctacctgtttccccctgttcccattctctgtgctaagctaaccagctaactAAGCtatttatcgtacagacatgagagcggtatcaaccttctcatctaactctctgcaagaaagcacatgagcacatttcccaaaatgtcgaactatttaCTCCTAACCTTGAGACACCCTCACACCTGCAGACTGCATGAGAAGCTGCCAGGATCCTGCTGCAGAAGTGCTGCAGGCCTCATCCTCCAAGGCCCTCCTTCATCACGCCATTACTGCAGCCCAACGACACGGCAGACAAACTCTACATCTCTTTGAAGGCTGAGGACCATCAGAACACTATCTACGGCTACATCTATGATATGAAGAGGTCATTTCCATCATAAAGAAGCTCAGGGAAAATATGTCCAAGAGGAGCTGAGCTGGAAGAGGTTGACATCATGGTGGAGAagatatttgttatttttgtgagaCGTCCTCAACATCCAAGAGGTAAGGATCTCCTGAACTGCTCAGGTGGATGATAGATTACCGAAATTGAGATTTATCTTTCTAAACAACCGATGAGGGAGAATGGACGACGTGTGAATTTGCTCAGACCTTCAAAACTTTTTGACTTTTCCATagtttgtatgtatgaaatgttgCCATTTGACTTGTTTACCTGTTTTCatcattacagtttattttcttaacaCCTCAGATTGGCCCAGTGCCTCAGTGGTCTAGAGGTGTTACTTTATGGAACCGGCTCCTCTTGCTAACGAGATGCACCTctcacacatttactgtaatctgtgttttgcttgtttggTGAGAAGCTATAATTTGATCTCTGAGGTAttactctttgtgtttgtgtgcatgataGATGTTACATCATGTATTAGCTCTACAGTAATGTAGAATTATGTTAGTGGTAAAATTGCTTACATACAAATCCTTTAACTCTGGGtacaaaacaatgtttaatttatttttcaaaacaaagaaacattgtGATATTTCATGATATTTCATAATTACTGTTCCAAAGTCAGTATGTGAATTTGTAGTGATTAACATGTCGAAACCTTTTCTAAAGCACAAGTGGAAATCCATTTTCATAAACTCAGTAGtagttttattaattaatttcaataaTGCCGAATGTATTAATGGAGCCAGCAGACCATTTCTCCCTTTACTGTAActgattgtttcattttcacagcttagttttttaaacatttcacaaagGAGTTCTCTTTCAAAATTAACATTTGCGATAAAGGtaaaaactttattattatcTCAGTTATGCAAACTcgaaaaatatatatatagaaaatatataaatatatgaagtAATTCTTGTAGGacgtcattttttttattcatctgctgt
This genomic window from Enoplosus armatus isolate fEnoArm2 chromosome 24, fEnoArm2.hap1, whole genome shotgun sequence contains:
- the LOC139306881 gene encoding trace amine-associated receptor 13c-like: MDNTGGPPLCFPDLNSSCRRLLRPCSESALLYTLLTFVSLLTVTLNLLVIISISHFRQLHTPTNTLLLSLAVSDLLVGLLVMPIEGLRYMETCWLLGRLMCALTPYVSYCLLSGSLGNMVLISIDRYLAICDPLLYSSKVTLNRVKCLICLCWACSLLYNGCILMGHLMWPDRFSSCHGECVVVISRILGTVDLFITFVGPCTVMVVLYMRVFVVAVSQVRVIRLQTAATTVTVAPTAKISERKAARTLGFVIAVFLMCFCPYYYPAFTGEDTSNNLSYFAVLSWIMMMNSCANPLIYALFYPWFRKAIKLIFTLRILQPHSREVKIL